One Thermoleophilia bacterium DNA window includes the following coding sequences:
- the carB gene encoding carbamoyl-phosphate synthase large subunit, with protein sequence MPRRNDIRKILLLGSGPIVIGQACEFDYSGTQACKVLLEEGFEVVLVNSNPATIMTDPVFSHRTYIEPLTPSVVARIIERERPDALLPTLGGQTALNIACALAEDGTLDKFGVELIGAKYEAIRRAESREEFRATMASIGLRVPDSAVVNSVEQAWAALKAGLRLPLIVRPSFTLGGYGGGVAKSEQDFERVVRTGLEASPVHEVLLEESVIGWKEFELEVMRDLKDNVVIVCSIENIDPMGVHTGDSVTVAPQQTLSDVQYQRLRDAALAIIRAIGVETGGSNIQFAVSPDTDEVVVIEMNPRVSRSSALASKATGFPIAKIAARLAVGYTLDEIANDITLKTPACFEPTLDYVVVKTPRWAFEKFPLAERSLTTHMKSVGENMAIGRTFKEAFQKSMRSRELDVRPVMPEDDHELMARVAVPSPDRYDLILEAFRRGIDLADIHEATHIDPWFLNELKEIVQAENHLRSFASRGGLSAVRREDLREAKRLGFSDSFIGRFVGATEDEVRTRRRQEGILPTYKAVDTCAAEFEAYTPYFYSTYEDENEALPCEDKRSIVILGSGPNRIGQGIEFDYCCVHAVQELRALGYRAIMVNCNPETVSTDYDTSDRLYFEPLSFEDVLNVIENEKPLGVVVQFGGQTPLKIAKRLADAGVNILGTSYEAIDLAEDRERFGEVLRRLNLKAPPFGTVRSPEEAPAVAERIGYPLLVRPSYVLGGRAMEIVYDEEELKVYLKTAVEASSQHPVLIDRFLEHATEIDVDAVCDGEDVYIGAVMQHVEEAGIHSGDSACVIPPVSIGEDIVRRIEEQTAALARELGVVGLMNVQYAVQQSEHGGASIYVLEVNPRASRTVPFVSKATGVPLARVATRVIMGQRLKDMNLPGWEESKREGRVPGPRQIGHVAVKEAVLPFSRLPEVDTTLGPEMKSTGEVMGLGTNFPEAFAKASLAAGDALPQQGTVFMSVADADKDAIVLVALVLRTLGFHILATRGTHRTLTLNGIDSELVLKYTEGLELLARGEAQEKVVTIVDLIEQGQVDLVINIPRGRGARADGYEIRRAALRRGIPTITTAAAAHAAVQAIAAARRRPEISVTCLQDVYARNASASAH encoded by the coding sequence ATGCCGCGACGTAACGATATTCGCAAGATTCTCCTGCTTGGGTCTGGGCCGATTGTCATTGGGCAAGCGTGTGAATTCGACTACTCCGGCACCCAAGCCTGCAAGGTCCTCCTGGAGGAAGGCTTTGAGGTAGTCCTGGTTAACTCCAACCCGGCTACCATCATGACCGACCCGGTCTTCTCTCACCGTACGTATATCGAACCCCTCACTCCCTCAGTTGTGGCCAGGATTATCGAACGAGAGCGTCCGGACGCCCTTTTGCCGACGCTCGGGGGCCAGACCGCTCTTAACATCGCCTGCGCACTGGCAGAGGATGGAACGCTAGACAAGTTTGGGGTCGAGCTGATTGGAGCTAAGTACGAGGCTATCCGGCGAGCCGAATCCAGGGAGGAATTCCGGGCTACCATGGCTTCCATCGGGCTCCGAGTGCCGGATAGTGCGGTAGTTAACTCCGTGGAGCAAGCCTGGGCGGCACTTAAAGCAGGGCTTCGACTTCCGCTGATTGTTCGTCCCAGTTTCACGCTCGGCGGCTATGGTGGGGGAGTGGCCAAGAGCGAGCAAGACTTTGAGCGCGTGGTTCGGACGGGTCTAGAAGCCTCACCAGTACATGAGGTCTTGCTGGAAGAGAGCGTTATCGGATGGAAGGAATTTGAGCTTGAGGTCATGCGTGATCTCAAGGACAACGTGGTTATTGTCTGTTCTATTGAGAACATTGACCCGATGGGCGTACACACTGGAGATTCGGTTACTGTAGCGCCTCAACAGACTCTCTCTGACGTCCAATATCAGCGTTTGCGAGACGCTGCTCTTGCGATTATCCGAGCCATAGGGGTGGAAACGGGAGGATCAAACATACAATTTGCTGTCTCTCCCGACACGGATGAAGTTGTGGTGATCGAGATGAACCCCCGGGTCAGCCGTTCTTCGGCCTTGGCCTCAAAAGCCACCGGATTTCCAATTGCCAAGATAGCTGCCCGGCTGGCGGTGGGGTACACGCTGGACGAGATAGCCAATGACATCACGCTAAAAACGCCGGCCTGCTTTGAGCCTACCTTGGATTACGTGGTGGTGAAAACTCCGCGCTGGGCTTTTGAGAAGTTCCCGTTGGCCGAGCGGTCTCTCACCACGCATATGAAGAGCGTGGGGGAAAACATGGCAATAGGCCGTACCTTCAAAGAGGCCTTCCAGAAGTCAATGCGCTCTCGAGAGCTAGACGTGCGGCCGGTAATGCCCGAGGATGACCACGAGCTTATGGCTAGGGTTGCCGTCCCATCTCCTGATAGGTATGACCTAATTTTGGAGGCTTTTAGGCGTGGCATAGATCTGGCTGACATTCATGAAGCTACCCACATCGATCCTTGGTTTCTAAACGAGCTTAAGGAAATCGTTCAGGCAGAAAATCACCTGCGGTCCTTCGCCTCCAGGGGCGGCCTGAGTGCCGTACGTCGCGAGGATCTGCGCGAGGCCAAGCGGCTTGGTTTTAGTGACTCGTTTATCGGAAGGTTTGTGGGGGCCACTGAGGACGAAGTACGGACTCGCCGTAGGCAGGAAGGCATCCTGCCCACCTACAAGGCGGTTGACACCTGTGCTGCAGAATTTGAGGCCTACACCCCATATTTCTACTCGACATACGAAGACGAGAACGAGGCTCTTCCCTGCGAGGACAAGCGTTCTATCGTCATTCTAGGAAGCGGTCCCAACCGTATTGGACAGGGCATAGAGTTTGATTATTGCTGTGTACACGCCGTCCAAGAGCTAAGAGCTCTCGGCTATCGGGCTATCATGGTCAACTGTAACCCGGAGACGGTTTCCACTGACTACGATACCTCCGACCGGCTCTACTTTGAGCCTTTGTCTTTCGAGGACGTTCTCAACGTCATCGAAAACGAAAAACCGCTGGGAGTGGTGGTGCAATTCGGCGGCCAGACGCCTCTTAAGATAGCCAAGCGTCTGGCAGATGCAGGGGTTAACATCCTTGGTACTTCCTACGAGGCAATTGACTTAGCCGAAGACAGAGAACGGTTTGGGGAGGTGCTAAGGCGACTTAATCTAAAGGCCCCGCCCTTTGGCACTGTGAGAAGCCCAGAGGAGGCTCCTGCTGTGGCCGAACGTATCGGCTATCCGCTCCTGGTTCGGCCCTCCTACGTTCTTGGCGGAAGAGCTATGGAGATTGTCTACGACGAGGAGGAGCTAAAAGTTTATCTTAAGACTGCTGTAGAGGCCTCCTCCCAACATCCAGTTCTCATCGACCGTTTTCTGGAGCACGCTACTGAGATCGACGTAGACGCAGTCTGCGACGGCGAAGACGTCTACATTGGGGCGGTTATGCAGCATGTGGAAGAGGCAGGGATTCATTCGGGAGATTCGGCCTGCGTGATTCCCCCTGTGTCCATAGGCGAGGACATTGTTCGCCGCATAGAAGAGCAAACAGCTGCTCTAGCTCGTGAGCTTGGTGTGGTTGGCCTCATGAACGTGCAATATGCAGTCCAGCAGAGCGAGCATGGGGGAGCAAGCATCTATGTTCTTGAAGTTAACCCGCGTGCTAGCCGCACGGTTCCGTTTGTGAGCAAGGCCACCGGAGTTCCTCTAGCTAGGGTCGCTACCCGTGTGATCATGGGGCAGCGTCTAAAGGACATGAACCTCCCCGGGTGGGAGGAGTCTAAGCGCGAAGGCCGAGTACCCGGGCCGCGACAGATTGGCCACGTAGCTGTAAAGGAAGCCGTTCTTCCGTTCTCGCGCTTGCCTGAGGTGGATACGACCCTGGGGCCCGAGATGAAGTCGACCGGTGAAGTGATGGGTCTGGGGACTAACTTCCCAGAGGCCTTTGCCAAAGCCTCTCTTGCCGCAGGAGACGCCTTGCCTCAGCAAGGTACGGTGTTTATGTCTGTGGCCGATGCAGACAAGGATGCAATCGTGCTGGTTGCTTTGGTGCTTCGTACCCTTGGGTTCCACATCCTTGCTACCCGAGGTACCCATCGCACCCTGACACTGAACGGCATCGACTCTGAGCTTGTCCTTAAGTACACTGAGGGTCTTGAACTCTTGGCCCGGGGGGAGGCACAGGAGAAAGTGGTCACCATCGTGGACTTAATTGAGCAAGGTCAGGTGGACCTCGTCATCAACATACCGCGAGGGCGGGGAGCGCGAGCCGATGGGTATGAGATTCGGCGAGCGGCTCTGCGACGCGGGATACCCACCATCACCACTGCCGCCGCGGCTCACGCGGCCGTGCAGGCCATTGCTGCCGCTCGGCGTCGACCCGAGATCTCGGTTACCTGTCTACAAGATGTGTACGCGCGAAATGCCAGCGCCAGTGCACACTGA
- a CDS encoding DNA-directed RNA polymerase subunit omega, with protein MMNRPTIDEILNGLRKACGPDAEEPNRYTAVIVTAKRARQINSYYRSLGEGGILDGFVPPPVASFSRNYLSIALAEAARGELAYRMRRPRK; from the coding sequence ATGATGAACAGACCGACAATCGATGAGATTCTAAACGGCTTGCGGAAGGCTTGCGGTCCTGACGCCGAAGAGCCGAACCGCTATACCGCTGTTATCGTGACAGCCAAAAGGGCGCGGCAGATCAACTCGTACTACCGGAGCCTGGGTGAAGGAGGCATTTTGGACGGTTTTGTGCCTCCCCCGGTGGCCAGCTTCTCCCGCAATTATCTAAGTATTGCTCTTGCCGAGGCGGCCAGGGGCGAGTTAGCCTACCGGATGCGCCGGCCCCGCAAGTAG
- a CDS encoding alpha/beta hydrolase codes for MVEMRRIYDPAIETQARKIPRLDLSDPIAAREAHRKFMQILEAQGVERPSDPRVREVERTIPGPPGAPEVRIRIYLPTEPDRGPRPAFVNFHGGAFILGDLETEHPRCLVMSAQGGAVSVGVDYRLAPENPFPAGLEDCYAALCWVAEHAEELGIDPSRLAVGGGSAGGNLAAAVSLLARDRGGPAIALQMLFYPVLDDRCETPSMKLGRDLYVWDYDNSLLMWDHYLGKERTSVSPYAAPARAEDLSGLPPAYIMTAEHDPLRDEAIIYAMRLMEAGVPVELHNYPGTVHGFDFMTPSDVSVRAVRESVEVFRRVLGVTG; via the coding sequence ATGGTTGAGATGCGACGGATATATGACCCGGCCATAGAAACCCAAGCACGCAAGATCCCCAGGCTAGACCTTTCCGACCCAATAGCGGCTCGGGAGGCACACCGCAAATTCATGCAAATACTCGAAGCGCAGGGTGTTGAGCGACCCTCTGACCCCCGGGTGAGAGAGGTCGAGCGCACCATACCGGGGCCACCGGGAGCGCCAGAGGTACGCATTCGCATTTATTTGCCCACTGAGCCCGATAGGGGGCCAAGGCCGGCTTTTGTTAACTTTCACGGCGGAGCCTTCATATTGGGTGATCTAGAGACAGAACATCCAAGATGTCTAGTCATGAGTGCTCAAGGGGGAGCTGTCTCTGTGGGGGTGGACTATCGGTTGGCACCGGAGAATCCTTTCCCCGCTGGTCTTGAGGACTGTTACGCTGCATTATGCTGGGTGGCGGAACATGCAGAGGAGCTGGGTATAGATCCCAGTCGGCTCGCGGTGGGCGGAGGGAGCGCCGGCGGTAATCTTGCGGCGGCCGTTTCTTTGTTAGCTCGCGACCGCGGCGGGCCAGCCATCGCTCTTCAAATGCTCTTTTATCCGGTTCTTGATGATCGGTGTGAGACCCCGTCCATGAAGCTAGGGAGAGACCTCTACGTGTGGGATTACGATAACTCGCTACTAATGTGGGATCACTATCTAGGAAAAGAACGCACGTCCGTGTCTCCGTACGCGGCACCCGCTCGAGCCGAGGATCTTTCTGGCCTGCCTCCGGCATACATTATGACGGCAGAGCATGATCCATTGCGCGATGAGGCCATTATCTATGCGATGAGGCTAATGGAAGCGGGGGTTCCGGTAGAGCTCCACAACTACCCTGGGACCGTCCATGGCTTTGACTTCATGACTCCGTCAGATGTTTCTGTGCGGGCAGTCAGAGAGAGCGTGGAGGTGTTTCGGCGCGTTCTCGGGGTGACCGGCTAA
- a CDS encoding DUF6141 family protein → MPAAATTVVFREVQRFRQWFLYLPVAIVTVLVWWEFAQQVVLGHPTAERPIPNWLAWVFAIVFGLGLPAFLALIRLVTEVTPECLCVRLYPFPPARISIAQIESASVREYSPITEFGGWGVRQSRSHGRAYTASGNKGVQLQVRGKGPILIGSQRADELLAALRSVGVQ, encoded by the coding sequence ATGCCGGCTGCAGCGACGACTGTTGTCTTTCGAGAGGTTCAGCGGTTCAGGCAGTGGTTCCTTTATCTTCCAGTGGCAATTGTGACTGTCCTGGTTTGGTGGGAATTTGCTCAGCAAGTGGTGCTGGGTCACCCCACGGCGGAGCGGCCTATACCAAACTGGCTCGCTTGGGTGTTTGCCATCGTGTTTGGGCTAGGTCTGCCTGCCTTCTTGGCGCTAATTCGTCTAGTAACTGAGGTGACCCCGGAATGTCTTTGTGTTCGCCTCTATCCTTTCCCCCCTGCCCGGATTTCCATCGCGCAAATAGAAAGCGCCAGCGTGCGGGAATACTCTCCGATTACTGAGTTCGGTGGCTGGGGGGTGCGACAAAGCCGCTCACACGGTCGAGCGTACACGGCCTCTGGGAATAAGGGGGTCCAGCTGCAAGTAAGAGGCAAGGGTCCTATTTTGATTGGGAGTCAGCGCGCAGACGAATTGCTTGCCGCTTTACGATCCGTGGGGGTGCAGTGA
- a CDS encoding dihydroorotate dehydrogenase, whose product MTSLAVDLAGLKLDHPLINGSGTMDLFSLADSLGPTVLEHPPVSAYVPKTVTLRPRLGNPTPRVVETASGIVNSVGLPNPGLETFISRELPELLRLPCPVIISVGGESAEEYEEIAHRLAQALGELADSDWVSRVALELNISCPNVARGGAAVGSDPVETSRVVAACRRVWAGVLIAKLTPNVTDISVIGKAAVGAGADAICAVNTYKALVLDRYSLRPYLGSVTGGLSGPAIKPLALRAVYDLYKAVQVPIIGMGGIVSVQDVLEFISCGATAVGLGSALLREPCLPRVLAQELAQFLDERQLTLEQLRGFAHREANELS is encoded by the coding sequence GTGACTAGCTTGGCTGTGGATCTAGCAGGGCTCAAGCTAGATCACCCTCTCATAAACGGGTCGGGGACTATGGACTTGTTTTCTCTGGCCGACTCGCTGGGTCCTACAGTGCTCGAGCATCCACCGGTTTCTGCGTATGTGCCGAAAACTGTCACCTTGCGCCCGCGCCTGGGCAACCCGACGCCGCGGGTTGTGGAAACCGCCTCGGGCATAGTCAACTCTGTAGGATTGCCCAATCCGGGGCTGGAAACGTTCATCTCGCGGGAGTTGCCCGAGCTCCTAAGGCTGCCATGCCCGGTGATAATCAGCGTGGGAGGGGAGTCTGCCGAAGAGTACGAAGAGATTGCCCATAGACTTGCTCAAGCACTTGGCGAACTTGCTGACTCGGATTGGGTGTCTCGCGTTGCTCTTGAGTTAAACATCTCTTGTCCGAATGTGGCTCGGGGGGGTGCAGCCGTAGGTAGCGACCCGGTGGAAACGAGCCGAGTAGTGGCGGCTTGTCGTAGGGTGTGGGCAGGTGTGCTCATCGCCAAACTCACACCGAACGTGACAGACATCAGCGTCATAGGAAAAGCGGCTGTGGGGGCAGGCGCTGATGCTATTTGTGCGGTGAACACCTACAAAGCACTTGTACTTGACAGGTATTCTTTGAGACCCTATTTGGGTAGCGTTACCGGCGGTCTTTCGGGTCCGGCTATAAAGCCACTGGCCCTTCGTGCGGTATACGATCTTTACAAGGCGGTGCAAGTTCCGATCATAGGGATGGGGGGGATAGTCTCTGTTCAAGATGTACTTGAGTTCATCTCGTGCGGAGCTACAGCAGTGGGTTTGGGATCAGCGCTTCTGCGCGAGCCCTGTCTGCCCCGAGTGTTGGCCCAAGAACTTGCTCAGTTTCTCGACGAGCGTCAGCTTACTCTTGAGCAGCTCAGGGGCTTTGCCCATCGTGAGGCCAACGAGCTTTCTTAG
- a CDS encoding MFS transporter, which produces MTGGSLRPSLAQDLQSSTLDRNAWVVIGALMLATVLANVASVCLFPQIVLLSQEFARPVNQIVWAMAAFHVVATGLGGVAAALGASLGNRRMLLVVLGLLLVGSILAGVSTGLPLLVVGRVVQGGAMATQALAIGIIAHLWRGEAARRAMSMIVLAMALGAVVGYLCGGVIWKAGGNWRSIFWALAAASALDLVLTGVFVAETPKKRGVRVDYPGCVGLVIWTVLILLPLSQANAWGWGSLRLLAMLVPGVAFLGAWVMWELRVSAPLIDLRVLRRRGVWQGGIAWLAVAIGLCVPAAAMPYLFQAPVSSGYGFGQSMFVVSVASAIPAALMSVTASFAARIMRHLGPPGTMLLGLLFGWSAFGLAFAHHSLWLTMVWMALAGIPGALAGSASFSIAAEAVAPDQGILVSTIYNAAAGTGSAVASALAGFVLTLRQIEFTVATASGVETQIFPADETFTWSALIAAGMAVLATVLALTLFRRSR; this is translated from the coding sequence GTGACTGGCGGCAGCCTGCGACCCTCTTTAGCGCAAGACCTTCAGAGTTCTACTCTGGATCGAAACGCCTGGGTTGTGATCGGGGCTCTCATGCTTGCCACAGTGCTGGCGAACGTGGCAAGTGTCTGCTTGTTCCCCCAGATTGTTCTCCTGTCTCAGGAATTCGCTCGTCCTGTAAATCAAATAGTGTGGGCGATGGCAGCATTCCATGTTGTCGCAACCGGCCTTGGCGGGGTTGCCGCCGCCCTGGGAGCTAGCTTGGGGAACCGCCGGATGCTTCTCGTGGTTCTGGGACTCCTGCTGGTGGGGAGTATTCTTGCTGGGGTCTCCACTGGCCTGCCTTTGCTCGTGGTTGGCCGCGTTGTGCAGGGCGGGGCGATGGCGACACAGGCGCTTGCCATTGGAATAATCGCCCATCTGTGGAGGGGGGAGGCGGCTCGGCGAGCCATGAGCATGATCGTTCTGGCCATGGCTTTGGGAGCAGTGGTGGGTTACCTGTGTGGCGGCGTTATATGGAAGGCTGGCGGAAACTGGAGGTCCATCTTCTGGGCGTTAGCTGCAGCAAGTGCGCTCGACCTTGTCCTCACTGGGGTTTTTGTAGCGGAGACACCTAAGAAGCGCGGCGTACGGGTTGACTATCCCGGCTGTGTAGGTCTTGTCATATGGACGGTGCTGATTCTCCTACCGCTTAGTCAAGCCAATGCCTGGGGCTGGGGAAGTCTCCGTCTGCTCGCCATGTTGGTTCCGGGAGTGGCATTTCTAGGCGCTTGGGTGATGTGGGAACTTCGGGTGTCGGCACCGTTGATAGATCTCCGCGTGCTCCGCCGTCGGGGCGTGTGGCAAGGGGGGATTGCCTGGTTGGCGGTGGCTATCGGATTGTGTGTGCCTGCGGCGGCAATGCCCTACCTGTTCCAGGCTCCCGTGAGCTCTGGTTACGGATTTGGGCAAAGCATGTTTGTGGTGTCGGTCGCTTCGGCTATACCGGCAGCTTTGATGTCTGTGACCGCCAGTTTCGCGGCGCGTATCATGCGGCACCTTGGCCCACCTGGAACCATGCTCCTCGGGTTGCTCTTCGGTTGGAGTGCTTTTGGTCTTGCCTTCGCTCACCATTCTCTGTGGTTGACTATGGTTTGGATGGCTCTTGCCGGAATTCCGGGAGCTCTCGCAGGCTCGGCAAGCTTTAGCATAGCGGCTGAAGCGGTTGCTCCCGACCAGGGGATCTTGGTCAGCACGATCTACAATGCTGCAGCGGGTACGGGCTCAGCCGTGGCTTCAGCTCTTGCTGGGTTTGTGCTGACTCTAAGACAGATTGAGTTCACGGTGGCAACTGCTAGTGGTGTAGAGACGCAAATTTTTCCAGCAGATGAGACGTTTACTTGGTCGGCCCTCATAGCGGCGGGCATGGCTGTATTGGCCACTGTCCTGGCTCTCACTCTCTTTCGTCGTTCGCGTTGA
- a CDS encoding formyltransferase family protein, whose translation MKIALIGQAAFGEKVLEALIAEGEEVVVVYMPPDAGAGKANTFKELATINNIPVRQPARMRDPEVYEEYKTFGAELNVMAFVTDIVPSTILNHPPFGTIQYHPSLLPRHRGASAINWAVINGETKTGLTIFWPDEGLDTGPILMQVEVPIDPDDTVGSLYFNKLFPLGVDAIIQSVRLIKEGKAPKIPQDLSQGEYEPLCRDMKIDWMYPVNIVYNVIRGCNPSPGAATVYKGETLKIYDCEKRPISGPEKPGTIREVTDEGFLVASSGGSIFVKRVQPAGGAKIPAGEFAASRGLKPGDILG comes from the coding sequence ATGAAAATCGCACTCATCGGTCAGGCTGCGTTTGGCGAGAAGGTACTGGAGGCTTTGATAGCCGAGGGGGAAGAGGTTGTGGTGGTTTACATGCCTCCGGACGCGGGCGCGGGAAAAGCTAATACATTCAAAGAGCTTGCCACCATCAATAACATCCCAGTAAGACAGCCCGCTCGCATGCGCGACCCAGAAGTGTATGAGGAATACAAGACGTTTGGCGCTGAGCTAAACGTCATGGCTTTCGTTACTGACATTGTCCCATCCACCATTCTTAACCATCCGCCTTTTGGCACCATCCAGTATCATCCGTCGCTTCTACCTAGACATCGCGGAGCAAGCGCCATCAACTGGGCAGTTATCAACGGTGAAACCAAGACGGGACTCACCATCTTTTGGCCAGACGAGGGACTCGATACCGGGCCCATTCTCATGCAGGTTGAAGTTCCCATTGATCCCGATGACACCGTAGGTTCCCTTTACTTCAACAAGCTGTTCCCGCTGGGGGTCGACGCGATAATCCAGTCTGTTCGCCTGATAAAGGAAGGCAAGGCACCCAAGATTCCGCAGGATCTCAGCCAGGGTGAGTACGAGCCTCTTTGCAGGGACATGAAGATTGACTGGATGTACCCAGTAAACATCGTTTACAACGTGATTCGAGGATGCAACCCTTCTCCTGGGGCTGCGACTGTGTACAAAGGCGAAACGTTGAAAATCTACGACTGCGAAAAGCGTCCGATTAGCGGACCGGAGAAGCCTGGAACTATACGAGAGGTGACCGACGAGGGATTCTTGGTTGCGTCAAGCGGGGGGAGCATCTTCGTCAAACGGGTGCAGCCAGCAGGTGGCGCCAAGATTCCCGCCGGGGAATTCGCTGCTTCGAGGGGGCTGAAACCCGGGGACATTTTGGGCTGA
- the coaBC gene encoding bifunctional phosphopantothenoylcysteine decarboxylase/phosphopantothenate--cysteine ligase CoaBC — protein MADRPVVLLGVTGGIAAYKAAELLRGFQKAGMEVRVIMTRAATRFVTPLTFEALSGAPVRLDEVSELRGDSRITHVVDASEADIMVIAPATANTLAKMATGIADNLLTSMYLAFAKTVVVAPAMNSNMWRHPATQRNVEILRERGVFVVEPGSGELACGDYGEGRMAEPESIVAEVKLRLQVQRKRDLRGMRVLITAGGTREPIDAVRFIGNRSSGKMGFALARAAFDRGAKVDLIHANVDLPPVPGVTQVEAPTAAKMYEEVLKRLPEIDILIMAAAVADYTVADGPAGGKVGKGRAGWVIGLKPTVDILCEVATKREEQFVVGFAAEYGTQGLERAREKMRRKSLDMIVFNDISRPDIGFDSDYNEVIILTPESEIFLEKAPKETIAELILDHIAQAVRARREEAHLPA, from the coding sequence ATGGCTGACCGGCCGGTGGTCCTCCTCGGAGTTACGGGGGGGATCGCGGCATACAAGGCCGCTGAGCTCCTAAGAGGATTCCAAAAAGCTGGCATGGAGGTCCGGGTAATCATGACTCGGGCCGCCACCCGTTTTGTCACGCCTCTTACCTTCGAGGCCCTATCCGGTGCGCCAGTCCGTCTTGACGAAGTCAGCGAGCTGCGCGGCGACTCCCGGATCACCCACGTGGTTGACGCCAGCGAAGCGGACATAATGGTGATTGCTCCAGCCACGGCTAACACTTTGGCCAAAATGGCCACTGGCATTGCTGACAATCTCCTCACGTCTATGTACTTGGCGTTTGCCAAGACGGTGGTAGTGGCGCCGGCTATGAACAGCAACATGTGGCGTCATCCCGCCACGCAGCGGAACGTCGAGATCTTGCGGGAGCGAGGGGTGTTTGTTGTGGAGCCCGGATCTGGCGAGCTCGCCTGTGGGGACTACGGTGAAGGCAGAATGGCCGAACCGGAGAGCATCGTAGCTGAAGTGAAGCTGAGACTGCAGGTGCAGCGCAAGCGAGATCTCCGCGGGATGCGGGTCCTGATCACGGCGGGGGGGACAAGGGAGCCCATCGATGCCGTGCGCTTTATCGGCAACCGGAGCTCAGGCAAGATGGGATTTGCTCTTGCTAGGGCGGCTTTCGATCGGGGGGCAAAAGTAGATCTCATTCACGCCAACGTGGACTTGCCTCCTGTCCCCGGCGTGACTCAGGTGGAGGCGCCGACTGCTGCCAAGATGTATGAGGAGGTGCTGAAGCGGCTGCCGGAGATAGACATTCTCATAATGGCTGCGGCAGTTGCGGACTACACAGTAGCTGACGGGCCAGCTGGGGGCAAAGTTGGAAAAGGTCGCGCTGGCTGGGTTATTGGTCTGAAGCCTACGGTGGACATCTTGTGTGAGGTGGCAACCAAGCGCGAAGAGCAATTTGTGGTTGGATTTGCCGCCGAATATGGTACGCAAGGGCTTGAGCGCGCCAGGGAGAAGATGCGCAGGAAGTCCCTGGACATGATTGTGTTTAACGACATCTCGCGCCCCGACATCGGCTTTGATTCTGATTACAACGAGGTCATTATCCTTACGCCCGAGTCGGAAATCTTTCTTGAAAAGGCTCCCAAGGAAACTATAGCTGAGCTCATTTTGGATCACATCGCGCAAGCCGTGCGCGCCCGGCGCGAGGAAGCGCATCTTCCCGCGTAG
- the gmk gene encoding guanylate kinase: MGVPIARLIVISGPSGAGKGTLIRYALPKLEGPILSVSATTRPPRAGEQDGRDYYFLSEDDFRSWVAQGRFLEWAEYAGYLYGTPKEPVQRALDSGHDVILEIELKGADEILRQCPGAVVVFIVPPSLEELEKRLRKRRTEDEAAIQKRLARAKEELAEVARRASEGSLCGHYVIVNDEVERAGEQLVTILRQLHQDDEQTDNR, translated from the coding sequence GTGGGGGTTCCCATAGCGAGATTGATTGTCATCTCTGGACCTTCGGGGGCGGGCAAGGGCACTCTTATACGTTATGCGTTACCCAAATTGGAAGGCCCTATCTTGTCAGTGTCTGCTACGACGCGGCCTCCGCGGGCAGGAGAGCAGGACGGTCGCGACTATTATTTCTTGAGCGAAGACGATTTTCGTAGCTGGGTAGCACAGGGGCGCTTTCTGGAGTGGGCCGAGTACGCCGGATACTTGTACGGTACCCCCAAAGAGCCAGTTCAGCGGGCCCTAGACAGTGGGCATGACGTTATTTTGGAGATCGAGCTCAAGGGGGCGGACGAGATTCTCAGGCAGTGTCCCGGGGCCGTGGTTGTGTTTATTGTTCCTCCTTCACTGGAAGAGCTTGAAAAAAGGCTAAGAAAGCGGCGTACCGAAGATGAAGCGGCCATCCAAAAGCGGCTTGCGCGGGCCAAAGAAGAGCTGGCCGAAGTGGCAAGGAGGGCGTCCGAAGGCAGTCTTTGCGGCCACTATGTTATAGTGAACGATGAAGTTGAAAGGGCAGGAGAACAACTTGTAACAATCCTAAGGCAGCTACACCAAGATGATGAACAGACCGACAATCGATGA